In Labrys monachus, the genomic stretch CGCTCGTCGTCGAAGTCGATTTCGACACCGATCCCGATTCGGAGGCGTTCGGTCGCGATGGCCTGCATGAGATCGAGAGCGCGGCCCTGAACGTGATCATGGATGCGTCTATTCCCACCACGCATCTCAAGGTGGTGCCCGCGCGCGGAGCCCGGCGGGCGGAGCCGGCCGGGGGGACGAAGAGCGCATGACCGCCTCCGTCACGCGGCGCCGGCCGATCGTGCCGGAAGGTCCATGATGGCCGCCCGCCTGGCCCCCGTCATTCCCCACCGTCGTCCCGATCGTCGAGACCGCCCATGCCTGCACTGGATTTGAACCGACGAGGCTACAGCATCGACGCCATGCGCCTCCTGGCGCGCGGCGTCCTGCCGCGCTTCGCCTTCGACTTTGCCGATGGCGGCGCCGAGGACGAGTGGACGCTTCGCCGGAACGAGGCGGCGTTCGACGATTTCGCCATCGTCCCCAAGCCGTTGAACGGGGCAGGGGAGCGCGACCTTTCCATCTCCCTGTTCGGCCGGCGCATCAGCATGCCGCTCCTCGTCGGGCCGACCGGCCTTGCCGGCCTGTTCTGGCCGCGCGGCGAGGAATGCGTCGCGCGCGCCGCCGCCGCCGCCGGAACGGGATTCTGCCTGAGCCACGGGTCGGTGTGCACATTGGAGGATGTCGCCGGCGTGGGGGCATCGCCGCGATGGATGCAGGTCTTCATCTATCGCGACAAGGAATTCACGCGGGAGCTGACGCAGCGGGCCCAGCAGGCCAATTATGACGCGCTGGTCCTGACCATCGACAACCAGCATCTGGGCAAGCGCGAACGCGACATCCGCAACGGCTTCGGCATTCCGCCGCGTTTCGGACCGGTCGCCCTCGCTGAGATGTCGCTGAAGACCGGCTGGTTCTGGCGCATGCGGACGGAACTGCCGCGCATCACCTTCGGCAATTACGTCCGCCCCGGCGAAACCTCCGACATGAAGACCCTGGCGGGCCGCATGGCCTCCCTGCTCGATCCGGCGATGTCGTGGACGGATGTGGACGCACTTCGCGCCCTCTGGAGGGGGCCGCTGATTCTCAAGGGCATCCTTCATCCTGACGAGGCGCGGGAAGCGGTCGAGCGCGGCGTCGACGGCATCATCGTCTCCAATCACGGCGGGCGCCAGCTCGACGGCGCGCCCGGCTCCCTCGACATGCTGCCGGCGGTGGCGCAGGCCGTCGACGGGCGCATTCCCGTGTTCCTCGACGGCGGCGTGCGCCGCGGGGCGGACATCGTCAAGGCGATCGCGCTCGGCGCCACCGCCTGCCTGATCGGCCGCCCGCAACTCTGGGGCCTCGCCGTCGCCGGCGAGCGGGGCATGGCCCATGTGCTCGACATCTACCGGCGCGAGATGGATCGCGTCATGGGCCTGGCCGGCCTGCGCTCCGTCGACGAGATCGGCCCCGACCTCCTCAATCCGCCGGCCGGCCCTTCCGCCCGCTCGTTTCCACCTCGAACGTTCATCAAATAGCGAGTCAGCCATGATCGAAGATCCCCCGCTCCTCCAGATCCGCCGCCGTTTCAACCGGCCGACCGCCGCGCAGGTGCAGGCCTTCGCCGGCCTGCAGACGGGCTTCGTGGTCGATGCCCTGGGCGGGCGCGGCGCGCTCGACAGGCACGTCAAGCCGATCGGCGGTTCCGCGCCCTTCTGCGGCGTGGCCCTGCCGTGCTTCTGCGGACCGGACGACAATCTGGCAGCCTTCGGCACGCTGTCGGTGGCCCAGCCCGGCGATGTCGTCCTCGCCGCCGCCGAAGGCTTCGACAAGGCTGCGGTGATCGGCGACCTCATGCTGGGCATGATGAAGAATGTCGGCATAGCCGCATTCGTCACCGATGGATGCGTGCGCGACCAGCGTGGCCTCCAGGCCGTCGGCCTGCCCTGCTACGCCGCGGGCGTGACGCCGAATTCGCCGGTCCGCAACGGCCCGGGCACCGTCGGCTTTCCGACCGTCGTCGGCGGCGTGACGGTGAGGGCCGGCGACATCGTCCTCGGCGACGAGGACGGGGTGGTGGTGGTGCCGGCCGAGCGGATCGAGGCGACCATCGCCCGCATCGAGGTCGTTCGCGCCGCCGAGGCCGCTTTCGAGGCGAAGGTGAAGGCCGGCCTGAAGATCCCGGACTTCGTCCAGGCTCTCATCGATTCCGGGAAATTTCTCGACGTCGACTGACCGGCCTCGCCGGCCCGTCCGGCGGCGTTCCGCTCCGGATCCCCCTGTCGGCGCGTCCCTGCGTTCGCGCCGATCCGTACGTCGCGCACGCCTCAGGCCGGCAATTGCAGGTCGAGCTGCGGGGTGGGGTCCGGCGCGTCGTCGGCGAAATTGGACAGGCTCACGCCGAGCAGGCGGATGCCCTGCACCGGCGGGAATACGCTGCGCACCAGCTCGATGCCGACCTGGCGCAGCCGGGCCTGT encodes the following:
- a CDS encoding RraA family protein, which produces MIEDPPLLQIRRRFNRPTAAQVQAFAGLQTGFVVDALGGRGALDRHVKPIGGSAPFCGVALPCFCGPDDNLAAFGTLSVAQPGDVVLAAAEGFDKAAVIGDLMLGMMKNVGIAAFVTDGCVRDQRGLQAVGLPCYAAGVTPNSPVRNGPGTVGFPTVVGGVTVRAGDIVLGDEDGVVVVPAERIEATIARIEVVRAAEAAFEAKVKAGLKIPDFVQALIDSGKFLDVD
- a CDS encoding alpha-hydroxy acid oxidase — translated: MPALDLNRRGYSIDAMRLLARGVLPRFAFDFADGGAEDEWTLRRNEAAFDDFAIVPKPLNGAGERDLSISLFGRRISMPLLVGPTGLAGLFWPRGEECVARAAAAAGTGFCLSHGSVCTLEDVAGVGASPRWMQVFIYRDKEFTRELTQRAQQANYDALVLTIDNQHLGKRERDIRNGFGIPPRFGPVALAEMSLKTGWFWRMRTELPRITFGNYVRPGETSDMKTLAGRMASLLDPAMSWTDVDALRALWRGPLILKGILHPDEAREAVERGVDGIIVSNHGGRQLDGAPGSLDMLPAVAQAVDGRIPVFLDGGVRRGADIVKAIALGATACLIGRPQLWGLAVAGERGMAHVLDIYRREMDRVMGLAGLRSVDEIGPDLLNPPAGPSARSFPPRTFIK